The Gimibacter soli genome includes a region encoding these proteins:
- a CDS encoding 2-hydroxyacid dehydrogenase yields MTRILFYLDGYPHDAWRHAVQAAIPGVDFRGNPDWGNPEDGPAYAFVWEPEPGLLARYPNIKAIFSLGAGIDHLMRDPDLPRNVPVIRMGDDALHEGMREYLTMATLMFHRQLPQLIAAQRHGKWGRVFSPAASHVRVGIMGYGTLGHVVADSLSAFGYQISGWTRRERAPEPGRTLYHGDEGLRPFLRASDILLCLLPETPETKGLLEAETLAELPKGAAIVNAGRGGLVVLEDLIAALDSGHLAGAMLDVFPVEPLPVDHPAWEHEKIIITPHVAAITRPHTAAEYVARNIARIERGERPENLLDLDTGY; encoded by the coding sequence ATGACACGGATTCTCTTCTATCTTGATGGCTATCCCCACGATGCCTGGCGCCATGCCGTGCAGGCGGCGATACCGGGCGTGGACTTTCGTGGCAACCCCGACTGGGGCAATCCGGAAGATGGCCCCGCCTATGCCTTCGTGTGGGAACCCGAGCCAGGCCTTCTGGCGCGCTATCCCAATATAAAGGCCATTTTCTCGCTCGGCGCCGGGATCGACCATCTGATGCGCGACCCCGACCTGCCCCGTAACGTGCCGGTCATTCGCATGGGCGACGACGCGCTGCATGAAGGCATGCGCGAATATCTGACCATGGCGACCCTGATGTTCCACCGCCAGCTACCGCAACTGATCGCCGCACAGCGCCACGGCAAATGGGGCCGTGTTTTCTCCCCTGCAGCCTCGCACGTTCGCGTGGGCATCATGGGCTACGGCACGCTTGGCCATGTGGTCGCAGACTCGCTTTCCGCCTTCGGCTACCAGATCAGCGGATGGACGCGGCGCGAACGCGCCCCCGAGCCCGGTCGCACGCTTTATCATGGCGACGAAGGGCTTCGCCCGTTCCTGCGCGCCAGCGATATCCTGCTCTGCCTGCTGCCCGAGACCCCCGAGACCAAAGGACTGCTCGAAGCTGAAACGCTCGCCGAGCTTCCCAAGGGGGCTGCCATTGTGAATGCCGGTCGCGGCGGGCTTGTGGTGCTGGAAGACCTGATCGCCGCGCTCGACAGCGGCCATCTGGCCGGCGCCATGCTGGATGTATTCCCGGTAGAGCCGCTGCCGGTAGATCATCCGGCATGGGAGCATGAGAAGATCATCATCACCCCGCATGTGGCAGCAATCACCCGCCCTCACACGGCGGCTGAATATGTGGCGCGCAATATCGCACGGATCGAACGCGGCGAACGACCTGAAAACCTGCTCGATCTTGACACCGGCTACTGA
- the rpmF gene encoding 50S ribosomal protein L32, which yields MAVPKRKTTPSRRGMRRSHDALKAINVQEDSHTGEYKLRHHIDLKSGMYRGKQILEPKGDY from the coding sequence ATGGCTGTACCTAAGAGAAAAACGACGCCGTCCCGCCGTGGCATGCGCCGTTCGCACGACGCCCTGAAGGCGATCAACGTGCAAGAAGACTCGCACACCGGCGAGTACAAGCTGCGTCACCATATCGATCTGAAGAGCGGTATGTATCGTGGCAAGCAGATTCTGGAGCCCAAGGGCGACTACTAA